The following DNA comes from Dehalococcoidales bacterium.
AAGAATTCCCCATCTACACCGGTTATCGTGAAGAGTCCCACGCTATCGCCCTGGTAGATTCGGTTCTTAAGGGTAAGCCCTATCCGGTACGCAGCCTGCTTATCCACGGTAGCTCCATGCTCACCTCCTGGCCTCAGACCCAGGTCTGGCGAGAGGTGCTTTCCCGGCTTGACTTCATGGTTTGCATCGACCGCCAGATGACGGCGGATGCTGCTTATGCCGATATCGTACTCCCGGCGACGACGATGTTCGAGAATTATTCTTACATGGTTTATGGGCCTGTCTTTCGATTACGGGAGAAGATAATCGAGCCGGTGGGCGAAGCCCGCAACGATTACCTGATAATGGCTGAGTTAGCCAGTCACCTCGGCTATGGGCACCTGTTTCCCCAAACCGAGGAGGAGATGATTCGACTGGCCCTCGATGGCTCCGGCTATACGCTTGCGGAAGTGAAGGCAGCCGGGGGCTGGGTAAGAATCCCGACGCCGATGATGGAGTATAAGAAATGGCAGAAGGGCGGCTTGCGCCCGGACGGCAAGCCCGGCTTTGACACTCCTACCGGCAAGTTTGAGATATGGTCGACAACCTTCGAGGAGTACGGTTATGAGCCGTTACCAAAGTATATCGAACCTACGGAGAGCCCGATGGGTAATCCTAAACTGGCCGAAAAATTACCCCTGGTCTTCAACTCGGGCGCCCGACCCCAGACCGACTTCAGGTCACAGCACCATGGCATCGAAGGGCTGGTGAAGGACAACCCGGAGCCGACCGTGGACATTAACATCCAGGATGCGGAAGAACGAGGAATCGCCAGCGGTGACCTGGTAAGAGTTAGCTCGCCCAGAGGCAGCGTGCTTTTCAGAGCCCGGGTCACTTCTGATATCAGGCAGGGGGCTGTGGAATGTATGTTTGGTGGAGGCACCCCCGTTGGGCCCAAAGCCTGGCAGGAGCGCAATGTCAACGAACTGACCGACCTTCATAATTTCGATAAAATTTCCGGCTTCCCGGTATATAAAGCTCTGCTCTGTAACCTGGAAAAGGTCGAGGCCGGCACCGAGGAGACATATCGCTTGGTTGAACAACCGCCGGATTTTGAGTTCGAAACGACAACTGTGCTGAGCGGAGACACAAGGACGGAACGCCTGATATACCTCGATAATAATGCTACCACCGAGGTAGATGAGGCGGTGCGGGAGGTAATGCTGCCCTATCTGGGCGCGGCCCACGGTAATCCCTCCAGTATTTATGAGTTAGGACGGGATGCCCGCGCAGCCATTGAAACGGCCCGCCGCCAGGTAGCGAAACTGATTAATTCATCTCCCCGCAGAATCGTCTTCACCGGCGGTGGTTCGGAAGCCGACAACCTGGCATTGAAAGGAGTTGCCTTTACCAGACGCGAAAAAGACAGTCATATAATTACTACCGCCATAGAGCACCCGGCTATTCTGAGCACCTGCCGCTTCCTGGAAAATATGGGTTTTGAAGTAACCTGCCTTGATGTCGATGAAAACGGCTGGCTGGCTCCTTCAAAACTTAGGGAAGCCATCAGGGATGACACTATTTTAGTTTCTGTTATGATGGCTAATAACGAGGTAGGCACCATTCTACCTATCAGGGAACTGGCTGTTATCGCCCATGAGAGAGGGGCGCTGTTTCACACCGACGCCGTCCAGGCGGTTGGTAAGATAAAGGTAGATGTGGAGGAACTGGGAGTGGATTTGCTCAGTCTATCGGCTCATAAGTTTCACGGGCCGAAGGGCATCGGCGCCCTGTATATAAAGAA
Coding sequences within:
- a CDS encoding IscS subfamily cysteine desulfurase, producing GSPNTTGVGALCYVSLHMIAPHVTMGRIQTNMFTDIENAETVFVWGTNPATDSPPADMQRLEFAARRGAEIIVIDPRRTEAAVRTNARWVPIRPGTDGALALSMIEVLIEDDLYDEDFAENWCHGFAELRTYTQHFSPEVAETITGVPADTIRELAHRIASAGGASLMMYTGLEYSNTGVQSARAVLTLFALAGQLDVPGGIGLDMLNTHFQINRSCNLENPDLDLAIGRKEFPIYTGYREESHAIALVDSVLKGKPYPVRSLLIHGSSMLTSWPQTQVWREVLSRLDFMVCIDRQMTADAAYADIVLPATTMFENYSYMVYGPVFRLREKIIEPVGEARNDYLIMAELASHLGYGHLFPQTEEEMIRLALDGSGYTLAEVKAAGGWVRIPTPMMEYKKWQKGGLRPDGKPGFDTPTGKFEIWSTTFEEYGYEPLPKYIEPTESPMGNPKLAEKLPLVFNSGARPQTDFRSQHHGIEGLVKDNPEPTVDINIQDAEERGIASGDLVRVSSPRGSVLFRARVTSDIRQGAVECMFGGGTPVGPKAWQERNVNELTDLHNFDKISGFPVYKALLCNLEKVEAGTEETYRLVEQPPDFEFETTTVLSGDTRTERLIYLDNNATTEVDEAVREVMLPYLGAAHGNPSSIYELGRDARAAIETARRQVAKLINSSPRRIVFTGGGSEADNLALKGVAFTRREKDSHIITTAIEHPAILSTCRFLENMGFEVTCLDVDENGWLAPSKLREAIRDDTILVSVMMANNEVGTILPIRELAVIAHERGALFHTDAVQAVGKIKVDVEELGVDLLSLSAHKFHGPKGIGALYIKKGIELEPLVHGGKQENGLRAGTENVPAMVGLGKAAELAAYTLRDSERVRELRDRLERGIKSLIPEASLNGHRDERLWNTLNMTLPGLRGESVVIAMDQHGISLSSGSACKSGSPEPTHVLLAMGRTEEEAHCSVRFSLSRNTTEEDISQTISALAQVLEEKNMVRLMPCK